In Bacteroidota bacterium, one genomic interval encodes:
- a CDS encoding type IX secretion system membrane protein PorP/SprF, which produces MKKTTLHIFSALLLFASPLAAQQLPHYSQYVLNEYVLNPAAGGRNPYFTGLSSNRYQWGGITDAPRTYILSLNGPLKYRNMGVGGQLFTDNVGPTRRTGFYLSYSYHAPLTQKLKLSFGLQAGILQFMIDGHKIQLHDPGDNVLINGLQTVLTPDFSGGIMLHNDKFWVGASAMQLQQNKLKFFDYMSNTTSVMSRHYFAMAGYRQRVGDDFVVEPSVLVKYVAPVPVQFDAGVRVIYKRKVWLGAAYRHLDAVTANFGFWYRENLMLSYAYDFTTTNLRNYSTGTHELMIGIRFNRKGMGKE; this is translated from the coding sequence ATGAAAAAAACTACGCTGCATATCTTTTCTGCTTTGCTGCTGTTTGCTTCGCCGCTGGCCGCGCAGCAGTTGCCGCATTACAGCCAGTATGTACTCAATGAGTATGTGCTTAATCCGGCTGCGGGCGGACGAAATCCTTATTTCACCGGCCTTTCCTCCAACCGCTACCAATGGGGTGGTATTACTGATGCGCCACGCACGTACATACTCAGTTTAAACGGTCCGCTCAAATACCGCAACATGGGTGTGGGCGGCCAATTGTTTACCGATAATGTAGGCCCCACACGCCGTACCGGTTTTTATCTTTCGTATTCCTACCACGCACCGCTTACGCAAAAACTCAAACTCTCGTTTGGCTTGCAGGCCGGCATTCTGCAGTTTATGATCGACGGGCATAAAATTCAGCTTCACGATCCCGGCGACAATGTGCTCATCAACGGCCTGCAAACAGTGCTCACACCCGATTTCAGCGGCGGCATCATGCTGCACAATGATAAATTCTGGGTGGGTGCTTCGGCCATGCAGCTGCAGCAAAACAAACTGAAGTTTTTCGACTATATGTCGAATACGACCAGCGTAATGAGCAGGCATTATTTTGCTATGGCCGGCTACCGCCAACGTGTGGGTGATGATTTTGTGGTGGAACCATCGGTGCTGGTGAAGTATGTGGCGCCGGTGCCTGTACAGTTTGATGCCGGTGTGCGGGTGATTTACAAGCGGAAAGTTTGGCTGGGTGCAGCGTATCGTCACCTTGATGCGGTTACAGCCAACTTCGGTTTCTGGTACCGTGAAAATCTGATGCTGAGTTATGCGTATGATTTTACAACAACTAATTTGCGTAATTACAGCACCGGTACGCACGAGCTTATGATCGGGATCCGGTTTAACCGGAAGGGGATGGGGAAGGAGTGA
- a CDS encoding SDR family oxidoreductase: MKKTVLITGTSSGIGRATVKYFSDRGWNVAATMRTPAKETELQQLPNVKLYALDVTDENSITQAIKATITDFGGIDVLVNNAGYGAIGIFEAATPQQIQRQFDTNVFGVMNVTRAILPHFRAKKNGTIVNVTSMGGIITFPIYSVYHGTKWAVEGWAEALAFELRPFNIKVKNVEPGAIKTDFYDRSQDLFSKEGLTAYDNYQAITFKNSQAAGANAPGPEVVAKTIFKAASSSSFKLRYPAGMQAKAILILRRTVPLSWYRSLVRAIVEKGFKG; the protein is encoded by the coding sequence ATGAAAAAAACCGTTCTTATTACCGGCACTTCATCAGGCATAGGCCGCGCTACAGTAAAGTATTTCAGCGATCGCGGCTGGAACGTAGCCGCCACCATGCGCACACCTGCAAAAGAAACCGAACTGCAGCAGCTGCCCAATGTAAAACTCTACGCGCTTGATGTAACTGACGAAAACAGTATTACACAGGCCATCAAGGCCACCATTACCGATTTTGGCGGTATTGATGTACTGGTGAATAATGCCGGCTACGGTGCCATCGGTATTTTCGAAGCGGCCACACCGCAGCAGATTCAGCGGCAGTTTGATACCAATGTGTTTGGTGTAATGAATGTAACACGCGCCATTTTGCCCCACTTCCGCGCAAAGAAGAACGGCACGATTGTGAACGTAACCTCAATGGGCGGCATTATTACCTTTCCCATTTACAGTGTATATCACGGCACCAAATGGGCGGTTGAAGGCTGGGCCGAAGCACTGGCGTTTGAACTGCGGCCGTTTAATATTAAAGTAAAAAACGTAGAGCCCGGCGCCATCAAAACCGATTTCTACGACCGTTCGCAGGACTTGTTTTCGAAAGAAGGATTAACCGCTTACGACAACTACCAGGCGATAACGTTTAAAAACTCACAGGCCGCAGGCGCAAACGCACCGGGCCCCGAAGTAGTGGCGAAAACAATTTTCAAAGCGGCTTCCTCATCCAGCTTTAAACTCCGCTATCCGGCAGGCATGCAGGCCAAAGCCATACTTATTTTACGCCGCACCGTACCGCTGAGCTGGTACAGAAGCCTGGTGCGTGCTATTGTGGAAAAAGGATTTAAAGGTTAA
- a CDS encoding MBL fold metallo-hydrolase has protein sequence MAETWHHNPDLPFVRHDVRGNRMINGRYTGMENEMPVGFKTVMKWMFSANPQRAEKKTDTFRLAVRSDRRIFTEPHDAFNWLGHSAFLLRVHGKLMLTDPCLLSSTGLKRLVPSPFAPESITGLDAVLLSHAHRDHLDENSMKRIIAANPQAVYYVPMHTAKLLQKLGAKHIVEAAWYQQYPAIGGNGPEVIFMPAKHWNRRWLNDTNRTLWGSFIIRTQARTVYFAGDTAMAAHFRETGTLFPNISHAFIPVGAYKPQYMMQSAHIGPNEALQGFHDLGAQHFIPMHFGTYDLSDEPLGEPLRIMQAHEKEGRLNGRLLAPDVGETVRM, from the coding sequence ATGGCCGAAACCTGGCACCACAACCCCGATCTTCCTTTCGTACGCCACGATGTGCGTGGCAACCGGATGATTAACGGACGCTACACCGGCATGGAAAACGAAATGCCGGTTGGGTTTAAAACGGTAATGAAATGGATGTTTTCGGCCAATCCGCAGCGCGCCGAGAAAAAGACGGATACATTCAGGCTCGCTGTACGCAGCGACCGCCGCATTTTTACCGAGCCGCATGACGCCTTTAACTGGCTGGGGCACTCGGCGTTTCTGCTGCGCGTGCATGGCAAACTCATGCTTACGGATCCGTGTTTGCTCAGCTCCACCGGACTAAAGCGTTTGGTACCATCGCCTTTTGCGCCCGAAAGCATTACCGGGCTCGATGCCGTGCTCCTCTCGCACGCGCACCGCGATCATCTCGACGAAAACAGCATGAAACGCATCATTGCCGCAAACCCGCAGGCGGTGTATTATGTGCCCATGCATACCGCGAAGCTGCTGCAAAAGCTGGGCGCAAAACACATTGTGGAAGCCGCGTGGTATCAGCAGTATCCTGCAATCGGCGGCAATGGCCCCGAAGTAATTTTCATGCCGGCCAAGCACTGGAACCGGCGCTGGCTCAACGATACAAACCGCACGCTCTGGGGCAGTTTCATCATTCGCACCCAAGCGCGTACCGTATATTTCGCCGGCGACACCGCCATGGCCGCACACTTCCGCGAAACAGGCACACTGTTTCCAAACATCTCACACGCCTTCATCCCCGTAGGCGCCTACAAGCCGCAATACATGATGCAAAGCGCCCACATCGGCCCCAACGAAGCCCTGCAAGGCTTCCACGACCTCGGCGCACAGCATTTCATCCCCATGCACTTCGGCACCTACGACCTCTCCGACGAACCCCTCGGCGAGCCGCTGCGCATAATGCAGGCACATGAAAAAGAAGGACGTTTGAATGGCCGCCTGCTTGCGCCCGATGTAGGCGAAACGGTACGGATGTGA